One genomic window of Haemophilus haemolyticus includes the following:
- a CDS encoding anthranilate synthase component II, which yields MKLLIINNHDSFTFNLVDLIRKLNVPYDVLNVEDLKESTVEKYSHILISPGPDVPRAYPQLFSMLEKYYQQKSILGVCLGHQTLCEFFGGTLYNLEKVRHGQKRILKVRSNSPLFFSLPSEFNIGLYHSWGVQKDDFPDCLEITALCDEGVVMSMQHKFLPIYGVQFHPESYMSDFGEQILRNWLAIPPATTP from the coding sequence ATGAAATTACTCATCATTAATAATCACGATTCTTTTACTTTTAACTTGGTGGATTTAATTCGAAAATTAAATGTGCCTTATGATGTTTTAAACGTGGAAGATTTAAAAGAAAGTACAGTGGAAAAATATAGTCATATATTGATTTCGCCAGGGCCTGATGTACCACGAGCTTATCCACAACTTTTTTCTATGTTGGAAAAATATTATCAGCAGAAATCTATTTTAGGTGTGTGTTTAGGGCATCAAACCTTATGTGAATTTTTTGGTGGTACATTGTATAACTTAGAGAAAGTCCGTCATGGCCAAAAACGAATTTTAAAAGTGCGGTCAAATTCTCCATTATTTTTTAGCCTTCCAAGCGAATTTAATATCGGGCTATATCATTCTTGGGGCGTGCAGAAAGACGATTTTCCTGATTGTCTAGAAATTACCGCACTTTGTGATGAAGGTGTGGTGATGTCGATGCAGCATAAGTTTTTGCCAATTTATGGTGTTCAGTTTCATCCAGAATCTTATATGTCAGATTTTGGAGAGCAAATTTTGCGTAATTGGTTGGCGATTCCTCCTGCAACTACCCCATAA
- the metK gene encoding methionine adenosyltransferase has translation MSSYLFTSESVSEGHPDKIADQISDAVLDEILKQDPKARVACETYVKTGMALVGGEITTSAWVDIENLTRKVICDIGYEHSEMGFDGHSCAVLNAIGKQSADINQGVDRENPLDQGAGDQGIMFGYATNETDVLMPAAITYAHRLMEKQAEVRKSGKLAWLRPDAKSQVTLKYEDNKIVGVDAVVLSTQHSEDVSQKDLHEGVMEEIIKPVLPSEWLSKETKFFINPTGRFVIGGPMGDCGLTGRKIIVDTYGGAARHGGGAFSGKDPSKVDRSAAYAARYVAKNIVAAGLADRCEIQLSYAIGVADPTSIMVETFGTGKVANELLVSLVREFFDLRPYGLIKMLDLIQPIYRETAAYGHFGREQFPWEKVDRAAELRVAAGLK, from the coding sequence ATGTCTAGCTATTTATTTACATCTGAATCTGTATCTGAAGGGCATCCAGATAAAATTGCCGATCAAATTTCTGATGCGGTACTTGATGAAATCCTAAAACAAGATCCAAAAGCACGAGTAGCTTGTGAGACTTACGTAAAAACCGGTATGGCATTAGTTGGTGGCGAAATTACAACATCAGCATGGGTCGATATTGAGAATTTAACGCGTAAAGTGATTTGTGATATTGGTTATGAACATTCTGAAATGGGTTTTGATGGCCATTCTTGTGCAGTACTTAATGCGATTGGTAAACAATCTGCAGATATTAATCAAGGCGTTGATCGTGAAAATCCATTAGATCAAGGTGCAGGCGACCAAGGTATTATGTTTGGTTATGCCACTAATGAAACGGATGTATTAATGCCAGCAGCTATTACTTATGCTCATCGTTTAATGGAAAAACAAGCTGAAGTGCGTAAAAGCGGTAAATTAGCATGGTTACGCCCAGATGCGAAAAGCCAAGTAACTTTAAAATATGAAGATAATAAAATTGTTGGTGTGGATGCGGTTGTGCTTTCTACTCAACATTCTGAAGATGTTAGCCAAAAAGATTTACATGAAGGTGTGATGGAAGAAATTATCAAACCTGTATTACCAAGTGAATGGCTTTCTAAAGAAACAAAATTCTTCATTAACCCGACTGGTCGTTTTGTTATTGGTGGACCTATGGGGGATTGTGGTTTAACTGGTCGTAAAATTATCGTAGATACTTACGGTGGTGCCGCTCGCCACGGTGGTGGCGCATTCTCAGGAAAAGATCCATCTAAAGTTGACCGTTCAGCAGCTTATGCTGCACGTTATGTCGCAAAAAATATTGTGGCAGCTGGTTTGGCAGATCGTTGTGAAATCCAACTTTCTTATGCGATTGGTGTGGCTGATCCAACATCTATCATGGTCGAAACCTTTGGAACTGGAAAAGTTGCGAATGAATTATTAGTGTCATTAGTTCGTGAATTCTTTGATTTACGTCCTTATGGCTTAATTAAAATGTTAGATTTAATCCAACCAATCTATCGTGAAACGGCAGCTTATGGCCATTTCGGTCGTGAGCAATTCCCTTGGGAAAAAGTGGATCGCGCAGCAGAATTACGTGTTGCAGCAGGATTAAAATAA
- a CDS encoding SprT family zinc-dependent metalloprotease — MTSIEQIPFRHLKMQVQRKLNQSLLLAEAYFKRKFTMPEVNYELRGIKAGVAYLQKNEIKFNCTLLLENADEFIRQVVPHELAHLIVYQMFGRVKPHGKEWQLVMNEIFKLPADTCHQFDIKNVQGKTFEYRCACQTHFLSIRRHNRIVREKIEYLCRKCKGKLVFVDETE, encoded by the coding sequence ATGACATCAATAGAGCAAATTCCATTTCGTCATTTAAAAATGCAAGTGCAACGTAAATTGAATCAGTCTTTGTTACTTGCAGAGGCTTATTTTAAGCGAAAATTTACAATGCCTGAGGTAAATTATGAGTTACGTGGAATAAAGGCAGGCGTAGCTTACCTACAAAAAAATGAAATAAAATTTAACTGCACTTTGTTATTAGAAAATGCAGATGAATTTATTCGACAAGTCGTGCCACACGAGCTTGCGCATTTGATTGTGTATCAAATGTTTGGTCGCGTAAAACCACACGGGAAAGAGTGGCAGCTTGTAATGAATGAAATTTTTAAGCTTCCTGCAGACACTTGCCATCAATTTGATATAAAAAATGTGCAAGGGAAAACTTTTGAATATCGTTGTGCGTGCCAAACACATTTTCTAAGTATTCGCCGTCATAATAGAATAGTAAGAGAAAAGATTGAATATTTATGTAGAAAATGTAAGGGAAAATTAGTTTTTGTCGATGAAACAGAATAA
- a CDS encoding opacity family porin gives MKKSLLAVIVGAFAFASVANANIYAEGDIGLSQTKANGSNNTRIEPRVAVGYKLGNTRVAGDYTHHGKIDGAKIHGLGASVLYDFDTNSKVQPYVGARVAANQFKYDNRASQPYRSSSEIKFGYGVVAGAKYKLDGNWYANGGVEYNRLGNFDSTKVNNYGAKVGVGYGF, from the coding sequence ATGAAAAAATCTTTATTAGCAGTTATTGTTGGTGCGTTTGCCTTTGCTTCTGTTGCAAATGCGAATATCTATGCTGAAGGCGATATCGGTTTATCTCAAACTAAAGCAAATGGTAGTAATAATACTCGAATTGAACCTCGTGTAGCGGTTGGTTATAAATTAGGCAATACGCGTGTTGCGGGTGATTATACGCATCACGGAAAAATTGATGGCGCGAAAATTCATGGTTTAGGTGCATCAGTATTATATGACTTTGACACGAATTCTAAAGTGCAACCTTATGTAGGTGCTCGTGTTGCAGCGAACCAGTTTAAATATGATAACAGAGCTAGCCAACCATATAGAAGTTCTTCAGAAATTAAGTTCGGCTATGGCGTTGTAGCAGGTGCAAAATATAAGTTAGATGGCAACTGGTACGCAAATGGTGGAGTTGAGTACAATCGTTTAGGTAATTTTGATAGTACCAAAGTTAATAACTATGGTGCGAAAGTTGGTGTGGGTTACGGATTCTAA